The sequence TGTGGCGCACATGACGTAATGTGACACCGTGGCGTCACGTTGTAACATGAAATTATGATGTCATGTTGAATCACATGCGCCGCTGGGCACACATAATTTGGGGCATAAGAGGGTGTCCCtgctcaagggtacacagtaccagaaCCTTTGCAACAGAGTATAAAAACAAAGGCAGACTTCAAGGTCATACCTGGCAGAATGGCATATCCCTCAGAATGACACAATGGGTCAGTGAGTCTAATCGGtgagtgcatctggctgttaaccaggagattggtggttcgaacccacccagggacagctgtgggcaggattcctgtacTGCAACGGGTTGGACTTGATGCCTCTCAAGGTcacttccaactcgacaattctaggattctatgtctGCAAGGGCTTGGCAGTCTTATGCAGCAGAAATTCTGCTAAACTGTGTCCTCAGCACATGCATGAACCTGCTCACTCACAGGCAGACAATAtagttgtggatcgagggcctgacccccgctatgtgaaataaacacacaaggacacgtgatataaggttgatgggcaagaaaaggccacaactttattgattacaacagtgaaaaggtattggcttaggcattggatgactataggaggtgggtttattcaacagtaggtagagcctgttgatgccaatccaactataggctcaccccctgatgtcaccaagggtcgtgccatggcctcccgccaagcaggcatcggacggaatacacgaccgccagattcctttaacggaataacccacggtagatagcataggcgatggccacacctagcccttgacacacatgaatccagtgcctaacctacccaccaataccacaaaagttgtgacgattgctacgaggtaggcgaaaaaaccaaaaagcctaatgccaaatggaaaaattcctaccaggccccccagacaaccggggcgaccaacctaaggtccacagcaaggccaaaaaacctagaccctgagctaaatgggagtggagggtgggtgactcgctgcagGATGACAACaactgaggaggaggcagagctggaaccgcagcattaagctgctaaacacgccccccggagacacctggttggctgcctccggtgggcgtgggcgccacccaggtgaggaggggcgggggctaaggcccccggccaggggcggagctcgggctcccgcccacaaccactcccctctcttccagggaggagagtctttcttgCAAAAGAGAAGGCAGAATTGGTAGCGAACAGAGAGATAGGCAGCATTGTTCTTGCAAATGAGGATGCCACTTCCAGAAGGTCTTGGTAGCCTTTGAGATGGTGGCGTCATTCAGCATTTTAGTTGATGTAGCATCTTGACTGATTCCTGTTTCAGTTTGGGATTAATGATGATCAGGATAATGGCATGGCCAGAGGAATATGCAACAACCACATTAGTAAGAAAAAGGTGCATCCCAATGCCTTGCATGCCATTCCAAGAGAAGAGCACTGCCATTCTTTCCACAAAAAAGCTAGATACATAGAGAATGGAGAAAGAAGCCAGAGCTTTGATGGCATTCAGGTGAACTTCTGTGCTTACATCCCTTGCACTGTTTTGTAGAAGATTTTTGTGCCTCCACAGAGAAGCTAGTAGTAAgatggatgagaacaaaaatataATGAAGGGAAAGAACTCTGGAACAACATATAGAAGGATGGAATGCTTACAAAAGTCAGATGTCTTCATTTCTGAGTCAGTGTTATTGCTTAGAAGTGATTCAAATGTCTTGCATTCAGACATGAGTCTAATGGTCATTATTGCCTTGATGGTGGTAGTGATTGCAGAGAAGACCACAGTCCCCAGAAGCAGCCAAGGCAACAGCCCAGGGAATCTCCGCTTCATTTGCAGGAAGAGAGGGTGGGAGAAATTGGCAATCTTTACACAGTACAAAATACTGAGCAAAGCGGCAAACCAAAGGTTAGCAGTATTAACAAATGTCCATGAGGCACTGTATGCAATTTGTACGCTCCTCATCTGAAAAATATCtctgaaaaaaaggagaagaattgcATTCTGTATACCAATTGCATGAAATGCAAATCTGAACGAGCCAAGACAACTCAGGATCATGTCGGCTGGGGATAGTTTTCTGCTGCTAAACCAGTCAATGAAGTTAATGATAGCAATAAATCCATTCCCCACCATTCCTATGAGGGTTTCAATAACCAGAAGAATGAAGCCAAACAATTCTAAGAAGGTAGACATCCTTCTGAGCCCGAAGTAAAAGTGTTTCTTCCAGTGTAATATTAGCACAATCTGCTGCTTATGCTGCCTTGTATATGCGCAGTGGAGAGCAGAATACGTCTGCCTTCTTTCAAGACCAGAACAATTTGCAGGGAGAGGACCGAGCTATTTTCAGTTCTTGATTTTACTCAGATGCAAATCACACATGGAAAAATTCTAATCCTAAATCTATATCATATTTTCTGCTGTCATATTTGCAAATTCGACAGTGGTGCTAAATATCCTCTCTGCATCTGGCTTAACAAACAATGATAGATGATTCTATTATGATTTCTATATTTTGATTATTGTTTGTTCACCACTATTTAACATCTCAAGATTGTCCTCCTCAATATTGGATTCAGAGCACCACCCACATGTGTAACAGCCTGCTCCAGCCAGCCAACATGGCAGCTGCCCTTCACTCCCCACCTGGAGTTCTCCCCACTTCCTGattcttcttcccagaaacccCTGCTCTCAAAACCTCTCTTGTAAGACCCCTCTTCCTGTGGTGACATCTTACCCTGGTAACCTCCCTCTGTGCCTGGTAGAGCCTTCTGTCTGGTTGATGCCTTCCCTTGAGGGACTAATGGCTGACATCAGCTGCATTGTTTCTTCAATGTCCCACCATCACCAGGCTGGCCCCATGAGAAAGATAGCCAGTGTTATTCCTTGCTTAGTCCAGGAATCCATGAACActgactgtgctggtcccgtgggttacccgagaggcgaggtccaagtccggtccatg is a genomic window of Podarcis muralis chromosome 17, rPodMur119.hap1.1, whole genome shotgun sequence containing:
- the LOC114588003 gene encoding taste receptor type 2 member 8-like; translated protein: MSTFLELFGFILLVIETLIGMVGNGFIAIINFIDWFSSRKLSPADMILSCLGSFRFAFHAIGIQNAILLLFFRDIFQMRSVQIAYSASWTFVNTANLWFAALLSILYCVKIANFSHPLFLQMKRRFPGLLPWLLLGTVVFSAITTTIKAIMTIRLMSECKTFESLLSNNTDSEMKTSDFCKHSILLYVVPEFFPFIIFLFSSILLLASLWRHKNLLQNSARDVSTEVHLNAIKALASFSILYVSSFFVERMAVLFSWNGMQGIGMHLFLTNVVVAYSSGHAIILIIINPKLKQESVKMLHQLKC